Proteins from a genomic interval of Lentimicrobiaceae bacterium:
- the pstS gene encoding phosphate ABC transporter substrate-binding protein PstS yields the protein MKKAVLCLLIPMLLFSCGRLSSDKTKSGGVTISGAGATFPYPFYNIVFRDYMSLNDNIVVNYGAIGSGGGIRSLRDKSVDFGASDAFLTDRELESMNAPVIHIPTCMGGIVMAYTLSGVDSLRLTGSLISDIYLGNITRWNDYRIAAINPNVKLPDLEITPVYRSDGSGTTFNFSEYLCDVSPEWKKVMGMGKALKWDVGIAAKGNPGVAGIVQQTEGAIGYIGSEYSLTLGLPVAQLKNKAGNFVSASLESISAASKIQFPDDMRASIINVDNPDAYPMSIFTWLIVYQELNDGNHTEVQAQELVKLLSYIISPEGQQVAARINYAPLSEQAIEKTKALIGKITYNGEVLIPYTEDSTKTSLNTHLTTDTLYNER from the coding sequence ATGAAAAAAGCTGTACTCTGTCTTCTTATACCAATGCTTTTGTTTTCTTGTGGTAGGTTGAGTTCCGACAAAACAAAAAGTGGCGGAGTAACTATTTCGGGAGCTGGTGCTACTTTTCCATATCCTTTTTATAACATTGTTTTTCGCGACTATATGAGTCTTAACGACAATATTGTCGTTAATTACGGAGCAATAGGCAGTGGCGGTGGAATACGCAGTTTGCGCGACAAATCCGTCGATTTTGGTGCTAGCGATGCTTTTCTTACCGACAGGGAACTCGAATCTATGAATGCTCCTGTAATTCACATTCCAACTTGTATGGGTGGAATTGTAATGGCTTACACGTTGTCGGGAGTTGATAGTCTGCGACTTACAGGTTCGCTTATTTCAGATATTTATTTGGGCAATATAACACGATGGAACGATTATCGCATCGCGGCAATCAATCCAAATGTAAAACTTCCCGATTTGGAAATAACTCCTGTTTATCGTTCTGACGGCAGCGGTACAACATTCAATTTTTCGGAATATTTGTGCGATGTTAGTCCCGAATGGAAAAAGGTAATGGGAATGGGAAAAGCTTTGAAATGGGACGTAGGTATTGCCGCCAAAGGTAATCCAGGCGTTGCCGGAATTGTTCAACAAACCGAAGGTGCAATTGGTTACATTGGCTCAGAGTACTCGCTTACACTTGGGTTGCCAGTGGCTCAATTGAAAAATAAAGCAGGCAATTTTGTTTCGGCTTCGTTAGAATCTATTTCTGCTGCATCTAAAATACAGTTTCCCGACGACATGCGTGCATCTATTATCAACGTTGATAATCCCGATGCCTATCCCATGAGCATATTTACTTGGCTCATTGTTTACCAAGAACTTAACGATGGAAATCACACAGAAGTCCAAGCTCAAGAGTTGGTTAAGTTGCTTAGCTATATAATTAGTCCCGAAGGGCAACAAGTAGCAGCTCGAATAAACTACGCTCCGCTTTCTGAACAAGCTATTGAAAAAACCAAAGCATTAATAGGAAAAATTACGTACAACGGAGAAGTTTTAATTCCATATACTGAAGACTCAACTAAAACTTCGTTGAATACACATTTAACTACAGATACTTTGTATAATGAAAGATAG
- the pstC gene encoding phosphate ABC transporter permease subunit PstC: protein MKDRIFKISLFAAAVVILLLTAGILYALVGKSLEVFNEYGVWGFVSNAEWDPRAATEEYGALSFIMGTIYTAFFALLLCIPFSLPVALFTGEYFKGKRIASIVSSIVDLLAGIPSIVYGLWGFYALRPVVIALGVNAQGFGVFLASIVLAVMIIPYASSLSSEFLSMVPNNLKEGAYSLGATRIEVIQKVSIPIAGSGIVASYILALGRALGETMAVTMLIGNTNNIPAGLRGTGNTMASVIANQFGEADGLKLSALIAIGLLLFIITAIINLIAKLIMKKLSAA from the coding sequence ATGAAAGATAGAATATTTAAAATATCACTTTTTGCAGCAGCTGTAGTTATTCTTTTACTCACAGCAGGGATTTTGTACGCATTGGTGGGAAAATCCTTAGAAGTGTTTAACGAATACGGTGTGTGGGGTTTTGTTTCAAACGCCGAATGGGATCCGCGTGCGGCAACCGAAGAATACGGAGCGCTTTCGTTTATTATGGGAACTATATACACCGCTTTCTTTGCTTTATTGCTGTGTATTCCGTTTTCATTGCCTGTGGCACTATTTACCGGCGAATACTTTAAAGGGAAGCGTATAGCTTCTATCGTAAGTTCCATTGTTGACTTGCTTGCTGGAATTCCATCAATAGTCTACGGTTTGTGGGGGTTCTATGCTTTGCGACCTGTTGTGATTGCCTTAGGGGTTAATGCGCAGGGTTTCGGAGTTTTTCTTGCATCTATTGTTTTGGCAGTAATGATTATTCCTTATGCCTCGTCTTTAAGTTCGGAGTTCCTTTCAATGGTTCCTAATAATTTAAAAGAAGGAGCTTATAGTTTGGGCGCAACTCGAATTGAGGTAATTCAGAAAGTGAGCATACCCATTGCCGGTTCCGGTATTGTAGCTTCATATATTTTAGCTTTAGGACGTGCCTTAGGCGAAACAATGGCAGTTACAATGCTTATAGGTAACACGAACAATATCCCTGCCGGATTGCGGGGTACAGGAAATACAATGGCGAGTGTTATAGCTAATCAGTTTGGCGAAGCAGACGGTTTAAAGCTAAGTGCTCTCATAGCTATAGGTCTATTGTTATTTATTATTACGGCTATTATCAACCTAATAGCTAAACTGATTATGAAAAAATTAAGTGCGGCATGA